The following are from one region of the Silene latifolia isolate original U9 population chromosome 9, ASM4854445v1, whole genome shotgun sequence genome:
- the LOC141601055 gene encoding uncharacterized protein LOC141601055 — translation MEYLSRVMDYAVGKWFFRVNATKSEVVFNGVTECLKQDITYISVFQEGNLPFKYLGVPIQAGRLTKYDFNILVDKIVAKIRGIWVRKLSYAGRINGADEYQRTPLVAWDNVCCSKKEGGLGIKNAGVWNIATVGKLVIWIYTKVDRLWVLWFDHIYMKGADWNSYIPPPDSNWVTNGWLMLEVTLLVLDTNGYRILHPPVHWYKDVWDNWNIPKQSVIGWLIQRKALNTRAKLFQLGISDTNRCMSLNAVHGHCPKVRRKVWRVARLSCCYVLWTERNKCRVDMKIRWPALLVLEIQSLLQDRIRQKLLPPVQQADKDCHEPPWLEPYALFGKTFQVTRVVNAKYYPNGELMSASLGINPSYT, via the exons ATGGAGTATTTGTCTAGGGTGATGGATTATGCAGTTGGAAAGTGGTTTTTCAG AGTAAATGCTACTAAATCAGAAGTGGTGTTTAATGGGGTGACAGAATGTCTGAAACAGGATATTACATATATTTCAGTGTTTCAGGAAGGTAACTTGCCATTTAAATATCTGGGTGTACCAATACAAGCTGGTAGGCTAACTAAGTATGATTTTAATATTCTGGTTGATAAAATTGTGGCAAAAATCAGGGGAATATGGGTAAGGAAATTGAGTTATGCAGGGAGGATT AATGGTGCTGATGAGTATCAGAGGACACCTCTGGTTGCTTGGGACAATGTTTGTTGTAGTAAAAAGGAGGGAGGATTAGGTATTAAGAATGCTGGGGTATGGAATATTGCAACTGTTGGGAAGCTGGTCATCTGGATATATACAAAGGTAGATCGTTTGTGGGTGTTGTGGTTTGATCATATCTATATGAAAGGTGCTGACTGGAATTCATATATCCCTCCACCGGATTCTAACTG GGTAACCAATGGCTGGCTGATGCTAGAGGTTACGCTATTAGTTTTGGATACCAATGGTTATAGGATCCTACACCCACCGGTTCATTGGTACAAAGATGTGTGGGATAATTGGAATATTCCTAAGCAGAGTGTGATTGGTTGGTTGATTCAGAGGAAAGCTCTGAATACTAGAGCAAAACTGTTTCAACTGGGGATCAGTGACACAAATAGATGT ATGAGTTTAAATGCTGTTCATGGACACTGTCCCAAAGTCAGGAGGAAAGTCTGGAGAGTGGCAAGGCTATCCTGCTGTTATGTGTTGTGGACTGAAAGGAACAAATGTAGGGTAGATATGAAGATTAGATGGCCTGCGTTGCTTGTATTAGAGATTCAGAGTCTGCTACAAGATAGGATTCGGCAGAAGCTACTACCTCCTGTTCAACAGGCTGATAAAGATTG TCATGAACCACCTTGGCTAGAGCCATATGCTCTGTTTGGTAAGACGTTTCAGGTAACTCGGGTTGTGAATGCGAAATACTATCCGAATGGGGAGCTTATGTCGGCATCATTAGGGATTAATCCGAGTTATACTTAG